From the Anoplolepis gracilipes chromosome 15, ASM4749672v1, whole genome shotgun sequence genome, the window atttatttattcgttatttaacaagaaaatttaaaataaaattttaatggagaAAATGTACGGTAAGCACGAAGGGTCCCAGGGCATGCTACGCTCCTAAGTACTTCGGCCGCGCGCCGTCTGATTAGTCaactttaattcttaataactCGGTAAATAATGGTCTGAGCCAAAATCAGAAAAGgaactttttattcaaaattcaatCTTCTTTCACcccttaaaatattaattgagagTTAcgggacaccttgtatatatacagggtggaccattttaatccatccagtcgaatatctcgaaaaccaagcccgggagagaaaaatgtttcagacaaaagttatatggtttcgagggggccataagatggtaccattggtttgaccttgaaaagtcatttgaaggtcacgtgaaagtcacttcaagttttttaaatggaacaccctatatatttttacatattcttgtagctcatctcgagagctttccaaaacacttatgacaaagtgtttttcattaagtattttttgagttataaggcttcaaagttgcagtattttgacataaaatacaagatatctcgtaaaatattcattttttgattatcttactctaatacttttatgcacagaataataagacgaatcaattggtgtaaagaaaacacagtcttatgttaaagtaaaaatgtgtaactgttagttgcaaattcagatttttactttaacatgattatgtgttttaattatgccaattgattcgtctcattattctgtgcataaaagtattagagtaagataattaaaaaatgaatattttataagatatcttgtattttatgtcaaaatactgcaagtTAGTTGTCGAAAATTAAGGATAGTAATTGTCATGTTGTATCCGTCGGGAAGCGAGTTCGTATACCTCGTGCCGCGTGCGACTTTGATATCCCGTGCCGCATATCGACTCGCGGATCCGGGAACCATTTATATAATCGTAATCAACCAGGGTGTTTAATTGCCTGTATAGATTATATCGAATTATTGAGTCTTGCGTATGAAGAGATTTTCGCATGCTTTATACGGCGTACAGAAAAACCTGTAGCGATCGATATCAAAGGTCGATGCGTGCCGACCGCGTATGTTTACGCGCATTCCAGGGAGTTTTCTCGTGAATCGAATAGCGCGAGTGACGGACGTTTCGTGGCCGAGAACTGCGGTGTGTTATTGAGatatttctttgtattatCGCCACGGCATTAACAAGCCGTGAACGACTTCCGACGTGTTAAGAATTATCCAAAATCGAGTGTAACTTGATATCTCTCGTTCGGCCGCGACGCCGCGCCGTGCACAGCGAGTGCACAGCGAGTGCGCCCCTTACGTCTAGTTGTCGCAAATAATTCTGAGTCTCTACTGTACATTTACTCTTCGTATTCGATTATCtacgattaaatatatcttttattcatattcaaCATCATTGTCTCTTTTATCACAAAATTCCACGTTTAAAACTATCGATTCTCGATCCCGTACAGCTCCTTACGaatctcccccccccctctacCGCTGGTAAAACGGACTAGTCGTTTTAGCTACTGTCgcgattgtaattattttgagTTTTTCGTGTAATGTAAGAGTATCCTATCGATTTAGAGCGCCGCGGATTTTCGCGCCTGGCGCCCAATATTACCGCTATTTTGGgacaaaaattcaattaagaaAAGCGATCGCGCCGAAGGTGTGCCGTAGGCTAGTTCACCAGccaagaattatttaaaggaGCGTTCAGATTAATCAACGAAGAATTATACggtcacaatatatatgttaaatatatatatatatatatatatatatatattgttacgtccgtgggtcgattattaaatatcgcgCGACGCAACCAACATTTGCGAAATAAATAACAcgattttataaaacgaaacacaagaatatttttatggaacaaaataatacaaagcgtaataatttcaaataacacGCAGCTGATCAAGAAACGACCGCACAGCTTGACAGCTATTTTCAATCTAATCTGTCACTGTTTTTCAAACGTTCTCTTAATGACGAAACTCTTGACAACGAGACATATCGAGACATTTCAAACGTTCGATTTTATAGCCTAACTTCACAAATCGCAGGGATGTAACACTGCCCCCTCCTTTCCAAATGAGTTGTCGTCCCGACAACTGGTAAAGGGGGGTTAAACATAATTGTCTTCAAAGACCTTTCTATATCCAATGTGTCTTCTTGTCTTCTCTGAGCTACAGATTACCGAACTGCACATTTTCTGGATTCTTCCGATTTCaggttttgaaaaatttcttctttttatcccTTAACAAATATCTTCAGACAAGAGGGGGGGAGAGTTACTCTTCGCGGGCCCTTTGTTCTCTGAAAAGAACACCTCAAGTCTCTGCCTTGGCATTTGCCCTTCGCCTCACGGAAAACCACAGTTCAAAAACCGTGAGTAAGGCAGTCTTCTTTCAggcgtaataattttttcagaattcAAATCTCCTTGTCTCTTGCCTTTTCTCACTTCAGGtccaattttcaaattctcAATGTCGTTTCTCGAGAACGTTTCctgaaaataaatcaatatacgaAAGTAtacgaacaaaaaaaaagaagcttaaaattatgaaataaataactagGTTTTGATCATGTCTTCAATTAAGATGTTCTACTATAAAATGAGGCTAGTCTGTCGGCatgcacaattttattacgatgtttaatagatttttgaaTACCAAAAACTACATcactaagtttttttttaactatccTATATGGACCCTCCCAATAACTTTGTAACTTAGGGGTCAACCCTTTAACTCTTCGAGGATTACAAAACCAAATATTTTGACCGACAATAAAAGAAGTCTTTCTAGCCTTGCGATCATAATAATCTTTAGTTCTAAGCGTTCTTAAATGCAAGCGTTGCCTAacactattataaatatctgataattttcttctcattttttgaatataattatgaactgaattttttatttcctcatTTTGTGAGTTTGGAGGAATACCTCGAAGTAAATCAATTCGTAATCTTAAATCTCGAACAAAATATAGTTCAGCAGGAGTAACACCAGTAACTTCATGTTTCGAAGATCGATAAGCTAAGAGATACATGGGAATCCAATTATCCCAATCTTTCTGATTCTCTGAAATGAATTTagctaaataatttagaattgtTTGATGTTGTCGTTCCACTTGACCATCTGACTGTGGATGTAAAGCAGTTGTTCTGGTTTTTTTAATTCCTAATAAATGTGTCATCTCTTGAAAGATTTTTGACTCGAAATTCTTCCCTTGATCCGTATGGATTTCCAGTGGTTTTCCATGACGAGAAACTACCTAACTAACAAAAACTTCAGCTACAGTATTAGccctaatattttttaatggaaatgcTTTAACCCATTTCATAAAACAATCGACTACCGAGCCAACAATTGACCAACAAATATCGATTCCCAGCATTAGTTATCAGAAGAGGGCCGAGTATGTCCATCTGTACTCTTTCGAATGGAGTTCCCACATTATAAACTTGTAACAGGgattttcctttttctaaaGGACCCCTCTTTGCTATACAGATCTTACAAAGACCAATGTTCCACATCGCTTTTACATGTAGCCCAATAAAAACGTTTACGAATCTTTTCTAGTGTCTTATTTATTCCGAAATGTCCACCAGATACAGAATCATGGGCCTCTTCTAATATCTGATTGATGTATTTCTCtgcaacaattatttgtaaaatactatattttaaatttgtagattcccatcttttaaaaagaacACCATTCTGTAAGATTAATGCATCCCAATAGGACCAATAAATTTTTGCTGAAATATCTAATTCAGCAATTTCCTCTCGAAGAGGGCGTTTTCCTGACTCTTTTCcctgaataaaaattgaaatgatgGGATCCTCCATTTGTCTATTTCGCCATTCTTCCAAATTCTGTTCTTCTAAAACAATTCGAGCTACTAAGTTCTCTTTTAATTCcacttttttgcaataattacatTCAAATCTTTCACAAGGACATCTGGATAATTCGTCAGCATTTTGATGTATCCGTCCCTTCCGATAAACAACCTCAAATTGGTATTGTTGTAGTCTTTCAATCCATCGTGCTAGTTGGCCCTCAAGATTCTTAAATGACATTAACCATTTAAGAGAAATATGATCtgaacgaattaaaaatttccttcCATACAAATAATGATGAAATGATTTTAATGCTTCTACAATAGCCAACAATTCCCGTCTAGTCACACAATAATTTCTTTCCGTTTTACTAAATACTCGACTAAAATAGGCAATTACTTTCTCGGTTCCCTCCTGAACTTGTGAAAGAACTGCTCCTAGCCTGTGATGAGGCGTCAGTATGTGTATGCTGAGTGTgtaaaagaaagggacagagtgagtgagaaaaagagagagagaaataaccgtcTCCGCCGCGACGGCaacgctccttcgattgtcatcgacattgtcgtcaACGGCTTCAGAccaatcgatatattgattttccggctcagctgagagacacATCGTGTGTaacaatcagctgattgcagTGTCCGACGGCCGACGATCCGGAACAACTTTTCGTCATTAaagtaacgttattttaaggaacacttattcctaacgtaattataaaacattttcttctttatcaaaattttatttaaagcataattttatgttataagataaaataggtAACGACTCATGCAGCGGTAATCACCTGTCGGAcagtcagctgcgcccgcgttCGCGGCGCGtcgcgccgctcctgcctgccttctatactcgacgcgtgatttgctaactatttttgcttataactcaaaaaatacgcttcaaatcaaattttggtagaggaaaaattgttttagaatTCGCTCaagaatatgtcattttaaggACATCAGGTTGTTTTGAATCACCctgtatagagagagagagagagagagagagcgagagagcgagagagcgagagagcgagagcgcgagagcgagagagagcgagagagcgagagcgagagcaagagagagagagagagagagagagagtttgctctttgctttttttttacattaaaatttgtatatatataactttaacttatatattgtgtaaaatgaaatgttattttttataaatgtgtatatacttatacatatattaaagttaatttatagtaaatacattaatatagataatttttgttttgactttaaaatatgtttttcttgtggaaaaacttttttatactttatttatacggtattaatatttcaaagatgaagttatatttttctttttcaggaTATGCaagactttaataatattatattatattatattgtaagtatatttttttgtttacagtACATTTTCAAAGTatcaaatacacacacacacacatgtataatgtaacaaatatatatataagcatatacaaatttatgaaaaataacattttatatatgtatatatatacaggatgtcccgaAAATgccggtaaatattttaatggcaggttctttagAACATTAATAAgacgaaaagtttaatacaaaaatgtcgaggctacaatagttttcaaactgGAAGCAATTATATCTCACGAATGATAGGACTGAAATTTCGCGCTCTCAGGTGCggcaaaataacaagtgataAAAGTATGTAAAGGATATAAGTGCTATAAATAGCGCTCTTTTCacgatattatgaatattatattatcacttGTTATTTTACCGTACCTGAAAGCGCGAAATCTCAGCCCTATcattcgtgaaatataattgcttccagtttgaaaactattgtagcctcgacatttttgtattaaatttttcttcttaaaatgttctaaagaacctgccattaaaatatttaccggcATTTTCGGGacactgtatatatatcgatCCAAAAATTGCAATTCCCCTCTatgttaaacatataaatattaattaaacatattaatatgttcCATATTATgactttgaaattttctttgatttttaaaaactcttggccaatcgtaaaattatttaatataaaaagatatttatgtcTTTTCttctgaaattaataaaaatctaaatatctattgtatttttttaaatattgttgctTTTTCttgtgtattaataatttttgatatatttattcttctatAGAACTTTAGGATCCTCATCTTTATTCAAAAGAACTTTTTTTGCTCTAATTGTTCAGGGGTGAGTAAGGCAGAAGGCAGAAGAGATTAAGTCACTTTtagataataaacaaaaatttttactttttttgcatttttattattcatacatactaaataaaaagaaatatttatcttaaggTGTCCATTTTGCCTCACTCTTTCTGTAGCTATATATGtcataatagttttttattttaagcaaatGTTATTCTTTACCATATTCTACCGTACagtctatattttttctgcatattttaatagcaattcttcaatatttttcatgctaattatatttcattttctttcgaatagatttaacaaattattcttTCGTTGATTGAATATGAATCTTCTATGCATTTTCTCATTGATTTATtggtttttttcattaataatatattggttTTTGACACTCATGGATAAAAAGtgcttctttatttaaatttatttctattaattttgatcacgatttatttcattaaagataaattcagAACAACCGTTTTGCCAACTGTTTGCCGTGATAATTTTACAGCAAACAAGtgtatttgtttaattgtatgtattttcAATCATTGTATACATTGTAcaacactattttatttttaattcacagGTCAGATTGCTAAGATAATTACAACGGACGAAGTTTGTATAATTTGTtacaagtattttattaatcttattttttatttattatatgaaattatttcatatatgtaattattttccgCTAGACTTGATATGCTAgacattattttcttcaatcaCTTGCAAGCATATTAAtccataataaattatttaattcttatttcttatttctttcaagattttattatatattattgagttTTAAGTAGActaaaaaacttgtttattttttatttaaacttttttatttcaaactttatttattcttctttgaattacttttttattttgttcatttctatcgtttatattttactttatatatatacttaatatgtTACGTTTGGCGAACAGGCGTAGTCGCAAGCCTTATCATTTACTATCTGCAGTTCATCATTGTCGTttggaaaaaatagaaaaagctGCACATAATGAATACGAATCCTTACAACAGCAGAATTTAGATATTGATAATTCTAGAACCGattcaaattttgttaacGAAGGTCAAATTCTTCCGGAATGTAGTCAGACTGAAGATGAAATTTTTGTATCTTCTGATGTATCAGCTGGTGATGTGCAATTTGCTTATAATGAAGTTGAGGCATTAAGTTCGTCAGACGTTGCTGAATCCATTTCAGATTATGATGATACGGCTTCAGATATTGAACCTCAAAATACTATTGATAGTTTTCAAGAACTCCTTGCTGAAGCCTTCGTACGTCATAATATGTCCCATACGCAAATAAATGCTGTTTTATAAGTTATTCGAACACATCCTTGTTTACCCACATGCCAAAGGATTGTAAAACGCTTTTAAAAACTCCACGAATCGCGCATCCCACATTTAACATTGCAGGAGGTGAATATCTTCATTTAAGATTTGAAGCAGGAATTTTTTCCATTCTTCAACGAACTTCTCCGAAATTGATTCCACTTGACACTTTGATGGTAGACTTTAGCACAGATGGTGCCACACTAGATGGGCAGGGCAATATTCAAATGTGGCCGATACAAATTAGGATTGCAAATATTCCTCAAAGTAAACCCGAAATCGTAGGCGTTTGGCGAGGTTCATCGAAACCAACTAATGCGCaggaattatttcaatattttgtggATGAAGTTCAGGATGTATTAAATCGTGGGGGAGTTGTTTTCCATGATCAactaaaaatgattaaattgaGGTGTTTCATAGCTGATTCTCCTGCACGGGCTTTTGTATTGGGTCACAAAGGCCACGGTAGTATATTTCCGTGTTCGAAATGTTGGGTTCGGGGAAATTGGCTTCGTCGTAGAGTAGTAGCTTATCGTGGTATTAATCATAGACCTCGTACAGACGAAGAATACAGACATCATATTGATGGAAAACATTATGCAGATTTTGACTCCGCTCTGTTTCCTTTAGAGATGGGATTAGTAACTCAAACAGTCTTTGACTATATGCACACCGTTTGTCTTGGTGTTATTCCCAAAATAAATAGCGCTTTTGTtgatggaaaatttaattcaagtcTAAAACTTTCAGCCAGATCACTTGAAATTATGACTACACGTCTACAGCAAGTTAAGAATTACTGTCCTAAGGAATTTTCACGAAAATCgcaattaatgaaaaagtatGGAGGATTTAAAGCTACGGAAAATCGCCAACTTCTTTTACATACTGCTCCAGTTGTTTATTATGGACTTATAAATCCTGCTGTGTACAAACATTTTCTGCTGTTACATTCTGCTATTCGAGTTCTAGTCAGTTCTTTCTTATCGGAAGACCGTCTTAATTTTGCACATACAGCATTAAGCATTTTTGTGAATAGAGCAGAGAACATATATGGTccagaatttcttttttacattactcATTGTCTTTTACATCTCGTAGATGACGTAAGACGCTTTGACtcattaaatgaattatcTATGTTTccatatgaaaataatatgatgtATTTCCCCAATGCTTGTCGTAAGCCTTATCAACATTTGCAGCAAATCGTAAATAGACGATATGAAAAGTTccaaattacacaaaatattgtaaatattgaagAAGTGATGCGTTCTAGTAGACCGTGGGTTAGTCCTGTAGAATTTGATGCTCCGCTAGATAGTTGCCAGTTTCAGATTTTAGACATAGGAAAATTTCGTATATCGGTAAAAGATCAGGATAatacgataatattaaataattcgaaGATTTGTCTCGTTCAGAGCATTATTCTCTTTCGTGATCATTATCAATTAGCAGTTAAAGAGTTTTGCAAAGTTGaagattttttcaatattggtTTGTCATTGTCATCATCAGTAGGTGTTTTCCAATGTTCTTTATTATCTGATAAAGTTATCATAATAGATTTCAATGAAgtgcaaaataaatgttttcgcATGCCTTATTGGTACACTGAAGGACATAAAGATCCTATTAGTGATATCTGGATAGTTGCAATCATTCTACATaccataaattaaaaatatcatgatTTTTATTAGGTAGATTAGGAATTTCATAGGTTTTTTTAGATCTATTCACTATAAGACTTTCTGCACAAACTCTTTCATAATGAGTTACGTTATAAGTACTGGTCGTAAACCTAAATTCGTACATAAACTCTAACTTCAACTCATAAACAGAAACGTAACGTAATAAAAACGTTATAATTTCTCTTGTTGATTAAAGTTTAAGTTTATGTATGGGTTTTAgagatttacaattaataagtttacGTAATGAATTATGAAAGCGTTTGTGGAgggtgtaattttttttaagatgagTCAATTGGGACgaggaagaggaaaaaatgcaGACATTGAATGCAAAAAAgcattagaattattaaataaagatcttgaaagatataaaacaaaacaagaAATCACACCTCACAAAACTATACAAAAACAGACAGTATCCAAATATCAACATTATTCACAATCTTCAGCATCATTGCATgtttcatcatcatcattcTCATCCAAACAATCACATAAACACATGCCTCCTCCATCAGTAccattacaaaataaatccaTCTTATTACATTCAACTTTACTAGCTAATCAATCATGCGCACAAAACATTCCTTCACCACTACAACGCAAACAAACATTATCACGCTCGCCTTCACCATCCATACAATCATTCACGCAAAATATCCATCCATCATATAAATCACCATCACAACAAACAAACAATAAACAAACATTATCACGCTCATCTTCACTACCTATACAAACATTTACGCGAAACAACCATCCATCATTCAAATCACCATCACAACAAACAAACAGTAAACAAACAATATCAGAATCTGTACAACGCAACCACGTCTATCACTAGCCAGACAAGAAGAATTTATGAAAGAGGAGGAAATATCCTATGATATAAAGCAGTCTCTacagtaataaaaatgattataataaaggTAAATAGTCATCTATGTGTATGAATAAAgacatcaaattttattttagaatgatCATGGCGCAACTACGTCGAAtggaaaataaacaaatttctaTTGAAAAGAAAACCGAGTAagtattaatgattttattaaggaATAGCAAGtaacttattataaataaatttttaatcccataattttatttttttcttgcagtgaaaatgtgaaaaatattaaaagactaTTAAAAGAGTCTACATTTAAAAAACCAACAAAACCTcaggaaatattatttaaaaccaTGGACGATTTCTTGGTCTTCGAAAAAGTTgatgaagaaatttataatgatttggtaagaatttttctttaatataatgttttctaaatatacagttattcagtttattacaaaaattttgtattaggTGGGGTACTTCATTTATCTGGGACGGACTAATCCAGTGGATTGCGCTGCGGAATATTTTCGCAGCGTATTTCCAGAAGATGAGGAG encodes:
- the LOC140674216 gene encoding uncharacterized protein, translating into MCLSAEPENQYIDWSEAVDDNVDDNRRSVAVAAETNLEGQLARWIERLQQYQFEVVYRKGRIHQNADELSRCPCERFECNYCKKVELKENLVARIVLEEQNLEEWRNRQMEDPIISIFIQGKESGKRPLREEIAELDISAKIYWSYWDALILQNEKYINQILEEAHDSVSGGHFGINKTLEKIRKRFYWATCKSDVEHWSLTTALHPQSDGQVERQHQTILNYLAKFISENQKDWDNWIPMYLLAYRSSKHEVTGVTPAELYFVRDLRLRIDLLRGIPPNSQNEEIKNSETFSRNDIENLKIGPEVRKGKRQGDLNSEKIITPERRLPYSRFLNCGFP